A DNA window from Rossellomorea marisflavi contains the following coding sequences:
- a CDS encoding ABC transporter substrate-binding protein — translation MKKASFFTILMVCLLLAACSSGETKTNSSKEDSSTFTYESEQGPVEVPKEPKRIVALTNGPNVISLEGKLVGIDEWTEMNPLFTDKLKDVEVVGDDQLEKIIELDPDLIIAGSQTKNLDKMKEIAPTVAFTWGKLNYIDQQIEIGKLLNKEKEAKEWADDFQERAATIGDEIRKKIGDDATVSVIETGQKELYVFGNNYARGSEILYQAMKLNMPEAVKDNALETGIHVISPEAVGDFTGDYLVLSKNPDVDNSFMDTDTWKNIPAVKNGHVIEINSKESTYSDPVTLEHLLKAFEDGFIEK, via the coding sequence ATGAAAAAAGCATCGTTCTTTACCATATTGATGGTCTGTCTGCTCTTGGCGGCGTGCAGCAGCGGAGAAACAAAAACGAATTCGTCAAAGGAGGATTCCTCGACATTTACATATGAATCAGAACAGGGACCGGTAGAGGTTCCGAAAGAGCCGAAGCGGATTGTCGCCCTCACCAATGGTCCGAATGTGATTTCCCTCGAAGGGAAGCTCGTCGGGATCGATGAGTGGACCGAGATGAACCCGCTCTTCACCGACAAGCTGAAAGATGTGGAAGTGGTGGGTGATGATCAGCTCGAGAAGATCATCGAGCTCGACCCGGACTTGATCATTGCCGGAAGTCAGACGAAGAACCTCGATAAGATGAAGGAGATTGCGCCGACCGTCGCTTTCACATGGGGGAAACTGAATTACATCGATCAACAGATCGAGATCGGCAAGCTGTTGAATAAGGAGAAAGAAGCGAAGGAATGGGCGGATGACTTCCAGGAGCGTGCCGCGACGATCGGGGATGAGATCCGCAAGAAAATCGGCGACGACGCCACGGTATCCGTCATTGAAACCGGACAAAAGGAACTCTATGTCTTCGGGAACAATTATGCCCGTGGTTCTGAGATCCTGTACCAGGCCATGAAGCTCAACATGCCGGAAGCCGTGAAGGATAACGCCTTGGAAACGGGGATTCACGTCATCTCGCCGGAAGCGGTAGGCGACTTCACCGGAGATTACCTCGTCCTGAGCAAGAATCCCGATGTGGACAATTCCTTCATGGACACCGACACATGGAAGAACATCCCGGCGGTGAAAAACGGTCATGTCATCGAGATCAACAGCAAGGAATCGACGTACAGTGATCCCGTGACCCTCGAGCATCTATTGAAGGCATTCGAGGATGGTTTTATAGAAAAATAA
- a CDS encoding methionine ABC transporter permease, which produces MLVDSQQIIDALIETLVMTGFSLLFSTVIGLPLGVLLVITRKGHLWENAFIFTILNGVVNIFRSVPFIILMVAIVPLTRLIVGTSIGTAAAVVPLVFYAGPYIARLIENSLLEVDKGVIEAAESMGATSTQIIFRFLVPEALSSLVLSLTIATVGLVGASAMAGAIGGGGLGDLAITYGYQRFDTWVMVITVAILIVLVQGLQSSGNFVSKKIRRR; this is translated from the coding sequence ATGCTAGTTGATTCACAGCAGATCATCGATGCACTCATTGAAACATTGGTCATGACCGGCTTCTCCCTCCTCTTCTCCACCGTGATCGGGCTGCCCCTCGGGGTACTCCTCGTCATCACGAGGAAAGGTCATCTATGGGAGAATGCCTTTATTTTCACCATCCTGAACGGAGTCGTGAACATCTTCCGTTCCGTCCCGTTCATCATCCTGATGGTTGCGATCGTCCCCCTCACGCGTTTGATTGTGGGAACATCGATCGGAACGGCCGCGGCCGTCGTGCCACTGGTCTTCTATGCAGGACCTTATATTGCACGATTGATTGAGAACTCCCTCCTTGAAGTCGACAAAGGCGTCATCGAGGCGGCGGAATCCATGGGGGCGACATCCACCCAGATCATCTTCCGCTTCCTCGTCCCAGAAGCGCTCAGCTCCCTCGTCCTCAGCCTCACCATCGCCACCGTCGGACTCGTCGGGGCATCGGCCATGGCAGGCGCCATCGGCGGAGGCGGACTCGGGGATCTCGCCATCACCTACGGCTACCAGCGCTTTGACACCTGGGTCATGGTCATCACCGTCGCCATACTCATCGTCCTTGTACAGGGACTGCAATCATCGGGTAATTTCGTATCGAAAAAAATCAGAAGAAGATAG
- a CDS encoding methionine ABC transporter ATP-binding protein: MIEFKSATKVYDSGGKEVRALDGIDLRVEQGEICGVIGFSGAGKSTLIRTVNRLERLSSGKVIVDGQDLMALSPKDVREVKRKIGMVFQHFNLLNSKTVFANVAMPLILAKQSKTEIQKRVTELLSFVGLEDKANQYPDQLSGGQKQRVGIARALATQPSILLCDEATSALDPQTTGSILKLLKKINREYNITILMITHEMSVIREVCDRVAVIEGGKIIESGSVFDVFSSPQTETAANFVSSVLNDSIPESVLELVQKENAPGRIYKIRFVGTSSGQPLLSQVAKRFDLDVNVLFGNITELQGTPFGHLIVELIGSESEINRALLVMNGENVTVKEVAPHAS; this comes from the coding sequence ATGATTGAATTCAAAAGCGCCACGAAAGTGTATGACAGCGGCGGAAAGGAAGTCCGGGCCCTCGATGGCATCGACCTGCGGGTTGAGCAGGGGGAAATATGCGGGGTGATCGGATTCAGCGGCGCCGGGAAAAGCACGCTGATCCGCACCGTGAACCGATTGGAGCGATTGAGCTCGGGAAAGGTGATCGTGGACGGCCAGGATCTCATGGCCCTTTCACCGAAAGACGTGCGCGAGGTGAAGCGGAAGATCGGGATGGTGTTCCAGCACTTCAACCTCCTGAACTCCAAGACGGTCTTCGCCAATGTGGCGATGCCCCTCATCCTCGCCAAGCAATCCAAGACAGAGATCCAGAAGCGGGTGACGGAGCTGCTGAGCTTCGTCGGCCTTGAAGATAAAGCGAACCAGTACCCTGATCAACTATCAGGCGGTCAGAAGCAGCGCGTCGGCATCGCCCGTGCCCTTGCCACGCAGCCGTCGATCCTTCTGTGCGACGAGGCGACATCGGCCCTCGATCCGCAGACGACAGGCTCGATCCTGAAGCTGCTGAAAAAGATCAACCGTGAGTACAACATCACGATCCTCATGATCACCCATGAGATGTCGGTGATCCGGGAAGTGTGCGACCGGGTGGCGGTCATCGAAGGCGGGAAGATCATCGAGTCCGGATCCGTATTCGACGTCTTCTCCTCCCCTCAGACCGAGACAGCGGCGAACTTCGTGAGCTCCGTGCTGAACGACTCCATCCCGGAATCGGTCCTCGAGCTTGTGCAGAAGGAAAACGCACCGGGACGGATCTACAAGATCCGCTTCGTCGGCACCTCATCAGGTCAGCCGCTCCTGTCCCAGGTGGCGAAGCGCTTCGACCTCGATGTAAACGTGCTGTTCGGAAATATTACGGAGCTGCAGGGCACACCATTCGGTCATCTCATCGTCGAGCTCATCGGCTCCGAGAGCGAGATCAACCGTGCACTGCTTGTCATGAATGGAGAAAACGTCACCGTGAAGGAGGTCGCACCACATGCTAGTTGA
- a CDS encoding MetQ/NlpA family ABC transporter substrate-binding protein — MKKWIILSLILLIGGFAAGCSSSASKDETKVKIGVSGSDNRIWDFVAKKAKKEGIDIEIVRFSDYVQPNLALEEGELDANAFQTISYFNEFKKEHDLDLTPIGTTVIAPLGLYSEKYKSVDDIPDGAKIAVPNEATNMGRAFLLLQEAGLIELPEDFDGNGSLDKIKKNPKNMEIVPVVAGQTPRVLPDVAASIINNGIAVDAGFNPVKDSIFHEDDTATPYINIIAARTEDKDNKTLKKIVELYQEEDTADFIEKEYNGSTIPTFVPLSKIGE, encoded by the coding sequence ATGAAGAAATGGATCATTCTATCACTCATCCTACTAATCGGCGGGTTCGCTGCAGGCTGCAGCTCAAGCGCCAGCAAAGATGAAACGAAGGTCAAGATCGGCGTCAGTGGTTCCGATAACCGCATCTGGGACTTCGTCGCCAAGAAAGCGAAGAAGGAAGGCATCGATATCGAAATCGTCCGCTTCTCCGACTACGTCCAGCCGAACCTGGCCCTTGAAGAAGGCGAGCTTGATGCCAACGCATTCCAGACGATTTCCTACTTCAACGAATTCAAGAAAGAGCATGACCTCGATCTCACACCGATCGGCACAACCGTCATCGCTCCCCTCGGCCTGTACTCGGAGAAATATAAATCAGTAGACGACATCCCGGATGGCGCCAAGATCGCCGTGCCGAACGAAGCAACCAACATGGGAAGAGCTTTCCTCCTCCTACAAGAAGCGGGCCTCATCGAGCTGCCTGAAGACTTCGACGGAAACGGATCACTGGATAAAATCAAAAAGAATCCGAAGAACATGGAGATCGTTCCAGTCGTAGCCGGCCAAACACCGCGCGTCCTGCCTGATGTCGCTGCATCCATCATCAACAATGGCATCGCCGTCGACGCCGGATTCAACCCCGTGAAGGATTCCATCTTCCACGAAGATGACACGGCCACGCCTTACATCAACATCATCGCCGCACGTACAGAAGACAAGGACAACAAAACACTCAAGAAAATCGTCGAGCTCTACCAGGAAGAAGACACAGCAGACTTCATCGAAAAAGAATACAACGGAAGCACGATCCCGACCTTCGTCCCACTGAGCAAGATCGGAGAATAA
- a CDS encoding nitroreductase family protein: MTNIAKTIRERRSIKAGYIDKEVTQETVLNLLEDAVWAPNHGLREPWRFIFVPADEKEGFVEDLVKTFPPDMRENRRNYFSQPAAILVVVMTEDPRQKQWEENFGAIGAMIQNFQLLAWEQQLGVVWKTNPHIYDPKVHELLGVEKGEKIAGFLHLGYFDEVPPAKKRTPIEDKFSVYGK, translated from the coding sequence ATGACAAACATTGCTAAAACGATACGCGAACGCCGCTCCATAAAAGCCGGCTACATTGATAAAGAAGTCACACAGGAAACGGTGCTGAACCTATTGGAGGATGCCGTCTGGGCACCGAATCACGGACTCCGTGAGCCGTGGCGATTCATCTTCGTACCGGCGGATGAGAAGGAAGGATTCGTAGAGGATCTCGTGAAAACCTTCCCGCCCGATATGAGGGAGAACCGCCGCAACTACTTCAGCCAGCCTGCGGCGATCCTTGTCGTCGTCATGACCGAAGACCCCCGTCAGAAGCAGTGGGAAGAGAACTTCGGAGCCATCGGCGCCATGATCCAAAACTTCCAGCTCCTCGCCTGGGAACAGCAGCTCGGAGTTGTGTGGAAAACAAATCCTCATATTTATGATCCGAAGGTCCATGAATTGCTCGGCGTCGAAAAGGGCGAGAAAATCGCCGGATTCCTGCACCTCGGCTACTTTGATGAGGTTCCGCCGGCGAAGAAGAGGACACCGATTGAAGACAAGTTTTCCGTTTACGGGAAATGA